The Raphanus sativus cultivar WK10039 chromosome 2, ASM80110v3, whole genome shotgun sequence genome includes a region encoding these proteins:
- the LOC108840587 gene encoding serine carboxypeptidase-like 13 isoform X2 — protein MAKKLLLLLLLIILSLHACSGSIVNSLPGFEGPLPFELETGYIGVGEEEQVQLFYYFIKSEKNPKDDPLLLWLTGGPGCSSLSGLFFENGPFTFNLDEGYRGRKPTLQSTTHSWTKVANIIFLDQPVGTGFSYATTQILDTPSDSREAKQIHQFIRKWLSKHTEFISNPFYVGGDSYSGKVIPATVQEISKGNDLKLKSQINLEGYVLGNPLTDEEFDKNHRIPFAHGMALISDELYESLQRSCRGNYYDNNTECLKHFDEYRESISGLNYGNVLMEWCEIPLVQRRSLLLGDVWAPFNPDVCYLYMDSLSSLWANDERVRKALHVVKGSIEEWVRCSSGKPYDSDIKSSVPYHMNNSIKGYRSLIYSGDHDWMVPFTSTKEWIRSLGYSITEKWRPWMINNQVVGYTQTYANNMTYATVKASGHTAFFKPKESSIMFQRWISGQPL, from the exons ATGGCTAAGAAGTTGCTTCTGCTTCTTTTACTTATTATCTTAAGCCTACATGCATGTTCTGGCTCTATCGTCAACTCTCTTCCTGGTTTTGAAGGTCCTCTTCCTTTCGAGCTTGAGACCGG GTATATTGGTGTTGGTGAAGAAGAGCAAGTGCAATTGTTTTACTACTTCATTAAATCTGAGAAGAATCCAAAAGATGATCCTCTTCTTCTCTGGTTAACTGGAGGACCTGGCTGTTCTTCTCTCAGTGGCCTCTTTTTTGAGAACG GGCCTTTTACATTTAATCTTGATGAGGGTTACAGAGGTAGAAAACCCACCTTGCAATCTACAACACATTCGTGGACAAAG GTGGCAAACATAATTTTCTTGGACCAGCCTGTTGGTACTGGCTTCTCCTATGCAACAACTCAAATCCTTGATACACCTAGTGACTCAAGAGAAGCTAAGCAGATCCACCAATTTATTCGCAAG TGGTTAAGTAAGCACACAGAGTTTATCTCGAACCCTTTTTATGTCGGTGGAGATTCGTATTCTGGTAAGGTTATTCCGGCTACTGTTCAAGAAATCTCCAAAG GAAATGATCTTAAGCTTAAATCCCAAATAAATCTTGAG GGCTATGTGCTAGGAAATCCACTAACAGACGAAGAATTTGACAAAAACCACCGTATTCCATTTGCTCATGGAATGGCATTGATCTCTGATGAACTCTACGag TCGCTGCAGAGAAGTTGCAGAGGAAATTACTATGACAATAACACAGAGTGCTTGAAACATTTTGACGAATATCGAGAG AGTATTTCTGGATTAAACTATGGTAATGTTCTGATGGAATGGTGCGAAATCCCGTTAGTCCAAAGAAGATCCCTTCTCCTTGGAGACGTTTGGGCTCCGTTCAACCCAGATGTATGCTAT TTGTACATGGATTCACTATCTTCCCTCTGGGCCAATGACGAGAGAGTGCGCAAAGCACTCCATGTAGTAaag ggaagtatagaagaatgggtACGGTGTTCTTCGGGCAAGCCTTACGATTCCGATATCAAAAGCAGCGTACCATATCATATGAACAATAGCATCAAAGGATACAGATCTCTCATCTACAG cgGTGATCACGACTGGATGGTGCCTTTCACTTCAACGAAAGAGTGGATAAGATCACTTGGTTATTCCATTACTGAAAAGTGGAGACCATGGATGATAAACAATCAAGTTGTTGGATACACTCAGACTTATGCCAATAACATGACATATGCTACTGTCAAAGCAA GTGGGCATACAGCATTTTTCAAACCAAAGGAAAGTTCTATCATGTTTCAGAGGTGGATTAGTGGTCAACCTCTCTAA
- the LOC108842875 gene encoding DNA repair protein RAD4 isoform X1, with product MKPLIKSKDSKLSAASRAAVNKVLDRINARGNKKGDATPQNSDSAKLDKGKKTVTDNVLEDRECVQFDDDDEMNDSDWEDCPIPTLAKSVDDTYVDDTRELTIELDDLPPDTKRQKKNTYRATAQDKERAELVHKVHLLCLLARGRIVDNACNDPLIQASLLSLLPSYLTKVSNLEKVTVRDIAPLLRWVRGNFAVRCTPSSEKSFRTSLAFALESRRGTPEELGALAVALLRALKLTTRFVSILDVASLKPGAEKDESSGQNRAKTKRGVFRNFTLMVPKHQAISSHPNKSSSHVEDKSLCETSSESQQEGSAQLQDNKVNSSCEAGTSSKSDGARRKGDVEFEMQLAMAMAATASVNNQQSSKVTEKKKSPQTTRRSDGLSVSDQVMSTAIGSKKADSPLCWAEVYCNGENMDGRWVHVDAVNGTIDAEQNVEAAAAACRMLVRYVVAFAGGGAKDVTRRYCTKWHTISSKRVSSSWWDMVLAPLRELEAAASVIPLANNACSSSSSSSFGMRSAVEDIELATRALTEPLPTNQQAYKGHELYAIEKWLHKNQILHPKGPVLGFCAGHSVYPRTCVQTLRTKESWLRDGLQLKASEVPLKILKRNAKIRKGKDFGDGNKDSEDGSSRCMELYGRWQMEPLCLPHAVNGIVPKNERGQVDVWSEKCLPPGTVHLRFPRIFSIAKRFGIDYAPAMVGFEYKSGRATPVFEGIVVCTEFKDAILEAYAEEREMREEEERRRNEAQAASRWYQLLSSILTRERLNNRYANNSEDDVVKTRSMETKPETVVREENVKTPEKQGGVKRGRKRRSEDDNREGGDGDEHEHVFLDEQETFDEKTSVKTKRCKCGFSVQVEQM from the exons ATGAAGCCTCTTATAAAAAGTAAGGATAGTAAGCTCTCAGCAGCCTCGAGAGCAGCTGTGAATAAAGTTCTAGACAGAATCAATGCTCGTGGCAACAAGAAGGGAGATGCTACTCCACAGAACTCTGATTCCGCTAAG CTGGACAAGGGGAAGAAAACCGTAACTGACAACGTTCTAGAGGACAGGGAATGTGTTcagtttgatgatgatgatgagatgaaTGATTCAGACTGGGAAGACTGTCCTATTCCTACTCTTGCCAAATCTGTTGATGATACCTACGTTGATGACACCAGAGAGTTAACCATTGAACTTGATGATTTGCCTCCTGATACTAAGAGGCAGAAGAAGAACACTTACCGTGCAACAGCACAAGACAag GAACGGGCGGAACTTGTACACAAAGTTCACTTGCTCTGTCTGCTTGCAAGAGGGAGGATAGTTGACAACGCTTGTAATGATCCCTTGATTCAG GCTTCCTTGCTTTCACTTCTGCCATCATACTTGACAAAAGTATCGAATCTAGAGAAAGTGACTGTTAGGGATATAGCCCCTCTTCTTCGTTGG GTTCGTGGGAACTTTGCTGTTAGGTGTACacccagttctgagaaatctttTCGTACGTCTCTAGCATTTGCTCTTGAATCTCGTAGAGGCACGCCTGAAGAG cttgGAGCGTTGGCCGTTGCTTTACTTAGAGCATTAAAGCTTACAACTCG GTTTGTGTCTATTCTTGATGTTGCCTCCTTAAAGCCTGGGGCCGAAAAGGATGAATCTTCAGGTCAGAACAGAGCTAAAACGAAGCGTGGGGTATTCAGGAACTTCACTCTTATGGTACCAAAGCATCAAGCCATCTCGTCACACCCAAACAAATCCTCTTCCCATGTTGAGGATAAAAGTCTCTGTGAAACCTCTTCTGAGTCTCAGCAGGAGGGTTCTGCTCAGCTGCAAGACAATAAGGTCAACTCATCCTGTGAAGCAGGAACGTCCAGCAAATCTGACGGAGCAAGGAGGAAAGGTGATGTTGAGTTTGAGATGCAGTTAGCCATGGCTATGGCTGCGACTGCGAGTGTAAACAACCAACAGAGTTCTAAAGTAACCGAGAAAAAGAAAAGTCCacaaacaacaagaagaagtgATGGCTTGTCAGTTTCTGACCAAGTAATGTCCACAGCTATCGGTTCTAAGAAAGCGGATTCTCCTCTTTGTTGGGCTGAGGTGTATTGCAATGGAGAAAACATGGATGGGAGATGGGTTCATGTAGATGCTGTTAATGGAACGATAGATGCTGAACAAAACGTAGAAGCTGCAGCTGCTGCTTGCAGAATGTTAGTTAGATATGTTGTCGCCTTCGCTGGTGGTGGAGCTAAAGATGTCACTCGCAGGTACTGTACAAAGTGGCACACGATTTCATCCAAACGGGTGAGTTCATCGTGGTGGGATATGGTCTTAGCACCGTTACGAGAACTAGAGGCAGCCGCAAGCGTTATCCCTCTTGCTAACAATGCTTGCTCAAGTAGTAGTAGCTCGTCCTTTGGTATGAGGAGTGCTGTTGAAGATATTGAGTTAGCTACTAGGGCACTTACTGAGCCTCTTCCCACAAACCAGCAGGCCTATAAAGGTCACGAACTCTATGCTATTGAGAAATGGCTTCACAAGAACCAGATACTTCACCCAAAAGGTCCGGTTCTGGGGTTCTGCGCTGGTCATTCCGTTTATCCTCGAACTTGTGTGCAGACTCTTAGAACTAAAGAAAGTTGGCTACGTGATGGGCTTCAACTTAAGGCCAGTGAAGTTCCCTTAAAG ATTCTTAAGCGTAACGCAAAGATCAGAAAAGGAAAAGATTTTGGAGATGGGAACAAGGACAGTGAAGATGGTTCTTCTCGGTGCATGGAACTATACGGGAGGTGGCAAATGGAACCATTGTGTCTCCCTCATGCTGTTAATGGGATTGTGCCTAAG AACGAGCGTGGTCAAGTTGATGTCTGGTCTGAGAAATGTCTCCCACCTGGAACAGTCCACTTAAGGTTTCCTCGAATATTTTCAATTGCTAAGAGATTTGGAATAGATTATGCACCTGCAATGGTTGGTTTCGAGTACAAAAGTGGACGTGCTACTCCTGTTTTCGAAGGTATTGTGGTCTGCACCGAGTTCAAAGATGCAATCCTCGAG GCATATGCAGAAGAACGAGAAAtgagagaagaggaggagagaaGACGAAACGAAGCACAAGCAGCTTCGAGATGGTATCAGCTTCTTTCCTCTATCTTAACCCGTGAGAGGCTGAATAACCGTTACGCCAATAACTCAGAGGATGATGTTGTCAAGACGAGGAGTATGGAAACGAAACCAGAGACGGTTGTTAGGGAGGAGAATGTGAAAACACCTGAAAAGCAAGGAGGGGTTAAGAGAGGAAGAAAGCGTCGTAGTGAAGATGACAACCGTGAAGGTGGAGATGGAGATGAACATGAGCATGTGTTTCTTGACGAGCAAGAAACGTTTGATGAGAAAACCTCTGTAAAAACCAAACGCTGCAAATGTGGCTTTTCTGTCCAAGTTGAACAAATGTGA
- the LOC108842875 gene encoding DNA repair protein RAD4 isoform X2, whose translation MKPLIKSKDSKLSAASRAAVNKVLDRINARGNKKGDATPQNSDSAKLDKGKKTVTDNVLEDRECVQFDDDDEMNDSDWEDCPIPTLAKSVDDTYVDDTRELTIELDDLPPDTKRQKKNTYRATAQDKERAELVHKVHLLCLLARGRIVDNACNDPLIQASLLSLLPSYLTKVSNLEKVTVRDIAPLLRWVRGNFAVRCTPSSEKSFRTSLAFALESRRGTPEELGALAVALLRALKLTTRFVSILDVASLKPGAEKDESSGQNRAKTKRGVFRNFTLMVPKHQAISSHPNKSSSHVEDKSLCETSSESQQEGSAQLQDNKVNSSCEAGTSSKSDGARRKGDVEFEMQLAMAMAATASVNNQQSSKVTEKKKSPQTTRRSDGLSVSDQVMSTAIGSKKADSPLCWAEVYCNGENMDGRWVHVDAVNGTIDAEQNVEAAAAACRMLVRYVVAFAGGGAKDVTRRYCTKWHTISSKRVSSSWWDMVLAPLRELEAAASVIPLANNACSSSSSSSFGMRSAVEDIELATRALTEPLPTNQQAYKGHELYAIEKWLHKNQILHPKGPVLGFCAGHSVYPRTCVQTLRTKESWLRDGLQLKASEVPLKILKRNAKIRKGKDFGDGNKDSEDGSSRCMELYGRWQMEPLCLPHAVNGIVPKNERGQVDVWSEKCLPPGTVHLRFPRIFSIAKRFGIDYAPAMVGFEYKSGRATPVFEGICRRTRNERRGGEKTKRSTSSFEMVSASFLYLNP comes from the exons ATGAAGCCTCTTATAAAAAGTAAGGATAGTAAGCTCTCAGCAGCCTCGAGAGCAGCTGTGAATAAAGTTCTAGACAGAATCAATGCTCGTGGCAACAAGAAGGGAGATGCTACTCCACAGAACTCTGATTCCGCTAAG CTGGACAAGGGGAAGAAAACCGTAACTGACAACGTTCTAGAGGACAGGGAATGTGTTcagtttgatgatgatgatgagatgaaTGATTCAGACTGGGAAGACTGTCCTATTCCTACTCTTGCCAAATCTGTTGATGATACCTACGTTGATGACACCAGAGAGTTAACCATTGAACTTGATGATTTGCCTCCTGATACTAAGAGGCAGAAGAAGAACACTTACCGTGCAACAGCACAAGACAag GAACGGGCGGAACTTGTACACAAAGTTCACTTGCTCTGTCTGCTTGCAAGAGGGAGGATAGTTGACAACGCTTGTAATGATCCCTTGATTCAG GCTTCCTTGCTTTCACTTCTGCCATCATACTTGACAAAAGTATCGAATCTAGAGAAAGTGACTGTTAGGGATATAGCCCCTCTTCTTCGTTGG GTTCGTGGGAACTTTGCTGTTAGGTGTACacccagttctgagaaatctttTCGTACGTCTCTAGCATTTGCTCTTGAATCTCGTAGAGGCACGCCTGAAGAG cttgGAGCGTTGGCCGTTGCTTTACTTAGAGCATTAAAGCTTACAACTCG GTTTGTGTCTATTCTTGATGTTGCCTCCTTAAAGCCTGGGGCCGAAAAGGATGAATCTTCAGGTCAGAACAGAGCTAAAACGAAGCGTGGGGTATTCAGGAACTTCACTCTTATGGTACCAAAGCATCAAGCCATCTCGTCACACCCAAACAAATCCTCTTCCCATGTTGAGGATAAAAGTCTCTGTGAAACCTCTTCTGAGTCTCAGCAGGAGGGTTCTGCTCAGCTGCAAGACAATAAGGTCAACTCATCCTGTGAAGCAGGAACGTCCAGCAAATCTGACGGAGCAAGGAGGAAAGGTGATGTTGAGTTTGAGATGCAGTTAGCCATGGCTATGGCTGCGACTGCGAGTGTAAACAACCAACAGAGTTCTAAAGTAACCGAGAAAAAGAAAAGTCCacaaacaacaagaagaagtgATGGCTTGTCAGTTTCTGACCAAGTAATGTCCACAGCTATCGGTTCTAAGAAAGCGGATTCTCCTCTTTGTTGGGCTGAGGTGTATTGCAATGGAGAAAACATGGATGGGAGATGGGTTCATGTAGATGCTGTTAATGGAACGATAGATGCTGAACAAAACGTAGAAGCTGCAGCTGCTGCTTGCAGAATGTTAGTTAGATATGTTGTCGCCTTCGCTGGTGGTGGAGCTAAAGATGTCACTCGCAGGTACTGTACAAAGTGGCACACGATTTCATCCAAACGGGTGAGTTCATCGTGGTGGGATATGGTCTTAGCACCGTTACGAGAACTAGAGGCAGCCGCAAGCGTTATCCCTCTTGCTAACAATGCTTGCTCAAGTAGTAGTAGCTCGTCCTTTGGTATGAGGAGTGCTGTTGAAGATATTGAGTTAGCTACTAGGGCACTTACTGAGCCTCTTCCCACAAACCAGCAGGCCTATAAAGGTCACGAACTCTATGCTATTGAGAAATGGCTTCACAAGAACCAGATACTTCACCCAAAAGGTCCGGTTCTGGGGTTCTGCGCTGGTCATTCCGTTTATCCTCGAACTTGTGTGCAGACTCTTAGAACTAAAGAAAGTTGGCTACGTGATGGGCTTCAACTTAAGGCCAGTGAAGTTCCCTTAAAG ATTCTTAAGCGTAACGCAAAGATCAGAAAAGGAAAAGATTTTGGAGATGGGAACAAGGACAGTGAAGATGGTTCTTCTCGGTGCATGGAACTATACGGGAGGTGGCAAATGGAACCATTGTGTCTCCCTCATGCTGTTAATGGGATTGTGCCTAAG AACGAGCGTGGTCAAGTTGATGTCTGGTCTGAGAAATGTCTCCCACCTGGAACAGTCCACTTAAGGTTTCCTCGAATATTTTCAATTGCTAAGAGATTTGGAATAGATTATGCACCTGCAATGGTTGGTTTCGAGTACAAAAGTGGACGTGCTACTCCTGTTTTCGAAG GCATATGCAGAAGAACGAGAAAtgagagaagaggaggagagaaGACGAAACGAAGCACAAGCAGCTTCGAGATGGTATCAGCTTCTTTCCTCTATCTTAACCCGTGA
- the LOC108840587 gene encoding serine carboxypeptidase-like 13 isoform X1 — protein sequence MAKKLLLLLLLIILSLHACSGSIVNSLPGFEGPLPFELETGYIGVGEEEQVQLFYYFIKSEKNPKDDPLLLWLTGGPGCSSLSGLFFENGPFTFNLDEGYRGRKPTLQSTTHSWTKVANIIFLDQPVGTGFSYATTQILDTPSDSREAKQIHQFIRKWLSKHTEFISNPFYVGGDSYSGKVIPATVQEISKGMCVFHLFRFFSLKVYISFIFISFFYMMMTGNDLKLKSQINLEGYVLGNPLTDEEFDKNHRIPFAHGMALISDELYESLQRSCRGNYYDNNTECLKHFDEYRESISGLNYGNVLMEWCEIPLVQRRSLLLGDVWAPFNPDVCYLYMDSLSSLWANDERVRKALHVVKGSIEEWVRCSSGKPYDSDIKSSVPYHMNNSIKGYRSLIYSGDHDWMVPFTSTKEWIRSLGYSITEKWRPWMINNQVVGYTQTYANNMTYATVKASGHTAFFKPKESSIMFQRWISGQPL from the exons ATGGCTAAGAAGTTGCTTCTGCTTCTTTTACTTATTATCTTAAGCCTACATGCATGTTCTGGCTCTATCGTCAACTCTCTTCCTGGTTTTGAAGGTCCTCTTCCTTTCGAGCTTGAGACCGG GTATATTGGTGTTGGTGAAGAAGAGCAAGTGCAATTGTTTTACTACTTCATTAAATCTGAGAAGAATCCAAAAGATGATCCTCTTCTTCTCTGGTTAACTGGAGGACCTGGCTGTTCTTCTCTCAGTGGCCTCTTTTTTGAGAACG GGCCTTTTACATTTAATCTTGATGAGGGTTACAGAGGTAGAAAACCCACCTTGCAATCTACAACACATTCGTGGACAAAG GTGGCAAACATAATTTTCTTGGACCAGCCTGTTGGTACTGGCTTCTCCTATGCAACAACTCAAATCCTTGATACACCTAGTGACTCAAGAGAAGCTAAGCAGATCCACCAATTTATTCGCAAG TGGTTAAGTAAGCACACAGAGTTTATCTCGAACCCTTTTTATGTCGGTGGAGATTCGTATTCTGGTAAGGTTATTCCGGCTACTGTTCAAGAAATCTCCAAAGGTATGTGTGTGTTTCATCTTTTTCGTTTTTTCTCTCTCAAGGTATATATttcgtttatttttattagttttttctaCATGATGATGACAGGAAATGATCTTAAGCTTAAATCCCAAATAAATCTTGAG GGCTATGTGCTAGGAAATCCACTAACAGACGAAGAATTTGACAAAAACCACCGTATTCCATTTGCTCATGGAATGGCATTGATCTCTGATGAACTCTACGag TCGCTGCAGAGAAGTTGCAGAGGAAATTACTATGACAATAACACAGAGTGCTTGAAACATTTTGACGAATATCGAGAG AGTATTTCTGGATTAAACTATGGTAATGTTCTGATGGAATGGTGCGAAATCCCGTTAGTCCAAAGAAGATCCCTTCTCCTTGGAGACGTTTGGGCTCCGTTCAACCCAGATGTATGCTAT TTGTACATGGATTCACTATCTTCCCTCTGGGCCAATGACGAGAGAGTGCGCAAAGCACTCCATGTAGTAaag ggaagtatagaagaatgggtACGGTGTTCTTCGGGCAAGCCTTACGATTCCGATATCAAAAGCAGCGTACCATATCATATGAACAATAGCATCAAAGGATACAGATCTCTCATCTACAG cgGTGATCACGACTGGATGGTGCCTTTCACTTCAACGAAAGAGTGGATAAGATCACTTGGTTATTCCATTACTGAAAAGTGGAGACCATGGATGATAAACAATCAAGTTGTTGGATACACTCAGACTTATGCCAATAACATGACATATGCTACTGTCAAAGCAA GTGGGCATACAGCATTTTTCAAACCAAAGGAAAGTTCTATCATGTTTCAGAGGTGGATTAGTGGTCAACCTCTCTAA